In Aquimarina spinulae, a single window of DNA contains:
- a CDS encoding REP-associated tyrosine transposase: MSRNYKFYNRSGLYFISFATVYWIDVFIREQYLSVLSESITYCRSEKGMEVYAYCFMPSHVHLVFRSSNDDPSGLIRDFKGYTSKKLLKVIENNPQESRKEWLLWMFEKAGKKNATVSRMQFWQQHNKPIELWSNKVIQQKIDYIHNNPVESGFVTNSVDWKYSSARNYQDDHTVLEIDSDGYLFGLTKH, from the coding sequence ATGAGCAGGAATTATAAATTTTATAATAGATCAGGTTTATACTTTATAAGTTTTGCTACAGTGTATTGGATCGATGTATTTATACGAGAACAATATTTATCTGTTTTGTCAGAAAGTATTACATATTGTAGATCAGAAAAAGGTATGGAGGTTTATGCGTATTGTTTTATGCCTAGTCATGTACATTTGGTATTTCGTTCTTCAAATGATGACCCTTCAGGATTGATTAGGGATTTTAAGGGATATACTTCAAAAAAGTTGTTAAAAGTAATAGAGAATAATCCTCAGGAAAGTAGGAAAGAATGGTTGTTATGGATGTTTGAGAAGGCTGGTAAAAAGAATGCTACTGTAAGCAGAATGCAATTTTGGCAGCAGCACAATAAACCTATAGAATTATGGAGTAATAAAGTGATTCAACAAAAAATAGATTATATTCACAATAATCCTGTCGAATCAGGTTTTGTAACCAATTCGGTAGATTGGAAATATAGTAGTGCTAGAAATTATCAGGATGACCATACAGTATTAGAGATTGATAGCGATGGATATCTATTTGGATTAACAAAACATTGA